The following proteins are encoded in a genomic region of Zea mays cultivar B73 chromosome 9, Zm-B73-REFERENCE-NAM-5.0, whole genome shotgun sequence:
- the LOC100144300 gene encoding Protein MICROTUBULE BINDING PROTEIN 2C, whose amino-acid sequence MHDRSHKPQPAEAGNGGPAGEGGGGNVDRVLFKNLVEMVPLVESLMDRRVNPAYSRRASLVYTPAPPKKASDLKSVKLPQSVSAKKRRDPGDIAKKSTPDSNGDNGSVVPLSLSGAENMPKDEVAVLSEQINDLQKKLLEKEEALRSAESSVTEMNAAYATIDELRRLVADKEALIRSTNSQLHDAKIMLADKQASLEKLEWEVKMSNKKVEDLQGDMSNMGFEISSLMVFFEKISENVSGDSYDDIIPSSYELETLQSMSEIDKIEVDKLDKERVTYAEALAAARENPDEEHLNIAAEARSRLQVLVL is encoded by the exons ATGCATGATCGATCCCACAAGCCGCAGCCGGCGGAGGCCGGCAACGGCGGGCCGGCTGGCGAGGGCGGCGGCGGGAACGTGGATCGGGTGCTCTTCAAGAACCTCGTCGAGATGGTGCCGCTCGTCGAGTCGCTCATG GACCGGAGGGTCAACCCGGCATACTCGCGTCGCGCTTCGCTGGTCTACACGCCGGCGCCGCCCAAGAAG GCAAGCGATTTGAAAAGTGTCAAATTGCCACAGAGCGTATCAGCCAAAAAGCGGAGAGACCCTGGTGATATAGCCAAGAAGAGCACCCCAGATTCTAACGGCGACAACGGTTCAGTTGTGCCATTATCTCTGTCAGGtgctgaaaatatgcccaaggatgaggtTGCTGTGCTAAGCGAGCAGATCAATGACCTACAAAAGAAGCTGCTTGAGAAGGAGGAGGCACTGAGGTCTGCGGAGAGCTCTGTGACTGAGATGAATGCAGCATATGCAACTATCGATGAACTCAGACGCCTGGTGGCTGACAAAGAAGCTTTGATCAGATCTACCAATTCTCAGTTGCATGATGCAAAG ATTATGCTTGCAGACAAGCAAGCGTCTTTAGAGAAACTTGAATGGGAGGTGAAGATGTCAAATAAAAAGGTCGAAGATCTTCAAGGAGATATGTCGAATATGGGATTCGAGATAAGCTCATTGATGGTATTTTTCGAAAAAATTTCAGAGAATGTTTCAGGTGACTCTTATGATGATATAATACCATCATCATATGAATTAGAGACACTTCAATCAATG AGTGAAATTGACAAGATTGAGGTCGACAAGCTAGACAAGGAAAGGGTTACATATGCTGAAGCTCTGGCGGCAGCGAGAGAGAACCCTGACGAGGAGCACTTGAATATAGCTGCGGAGGCGAGGTCAAGGCTGCAGGTCCTTGTACTTTAG